In the genome of Deltaproteobacteria bacterium, the window GTCGAGTGGGACCCCCGCCGCCCGCAGGCACGGCCCCGTGAAGCCCATGGCGACCGCGTCCCTCTTCGAGATCGGGCCCACGCCCATGGTCCGGTCGATGAAGATCCGGTTTTTCGTGAGCAGGGCGTTCACGTCCTTGATCGCAGGCAGGAAGGAGTTCTTGCAGACGTTCCGGCACGTCTCCACCCACCCTTCCGGCAGGTCCCATTGCATGCCGCCGATCCGGGTGTACCCGGTCGTGAGCCGCGTGCCCGTCAGCGGCTCTATCAACTTCATGTAGGCCTCTTCGCGCGGCTTCCAGAAATACCAGAAGTTCGTGAGCGCCCCGAGGTCGACCATGTTCGTGCCTATGCACACCATGTGGTCGATGATCCGGGAGATTTCGCAGATGAGCACCCGGACGTACTTGCACCGCTCGGTGACTTCGATCCCGCAGAGCTTCTCGACCGCCATCGCGTAACCGACGTTGTTCATCAGCGGCGAGACGTAGTTCAGCCGGTCGGTGTAGGTGACAACCTGGGTCCAGGTATGGCTCTCCGATTCCTTCTCGAAGCACCGATGCAGGTACCCGAATTCGGGTGTGAGTTTCAGAAGGGTCTCGCCGTCCATCTCCGCGATGAAGCGCAGGGTTGCGTGCGTGGCGGGGTGCGACGGGCCGATGTTCAGGATAACCGGCTCGGCCTGCATGTCGAGCTTCCCGCCCGGATTCCCTTTTGTCAGGATTTCCGCCATCGCTCCCTTACTCCTGCGGCCCCACGGTGGGCTGCCGTTTCGCCTTCGGATAATCCTTGCGCAACGGGTGGCCGACGAATGCTTCGTACATGAGAATCCTTATGAGGTTCGGGTGGTTGCGGAAAACGATGCCGTACATGTCGTAGGCTTCGCGTTCGTACCAGTTCAAACCCGGCCACACTGAAACCACGGAGTCGATCGTCGGGTCGTCTTCGTGCAGCCTTACCTTGATCCGCACCCGGTGCTTCTTCTCCAGGGAATAGAGGTGGTAGACCACCTCGAACCGGGGGGTCTCCCCGAGATAATCCACTCCGGTCAGGTCCATCGCGAAGTCGAACAGGCAAGCCGGGTCGTCGCGCAGGAAGGTGCAGATCTCGACGATCCGCTCCCTGCGCACGAGCGCCGTGTCGTCCCCGAAATCGGAATGCGTCGATACGACGGCTTCGCCGAACTTCTCGGCCAGCTTCGCAAGAACCGCGCTTTGTTGCCGTTCCGTCATCATCAGCCCTTCGTCAGATCTTGATCGGCCAGCGTTCGGAGGCGCGCGGGGCGCCCGT includes:
- a CDS encoding NADH-quinone oxidoreductase subunit C — encoded protein: MMTERQQSAVLAKLAEKFGEAVVSTHSDFGDDTALVRRERIVEICTFLRDDPACLFDFAMDLTGVDYLGETPRFEVVYHLYSLEKKHRVRIKVRLHEDDPTIDSVVSVWPGLNWYEREAYDMYGIVFRNHPNLIRILMYEAFVGHPLRKDYPKAKRQPTVGPQE
- a CDS encoding NADH-quinone oxidoreductase subunit D; translation: MAEILTKGNPGGKLDMQAEPVILNIGPSHPATHATLRFIAEMDGETLLKLTPEFGYLHRCFEKESESHTWTQVVTYTDRLNYVSPLMNNVGYAMAVEKLCGIEVTERCKYVRVLICEISRIIDHMVCIGTNMVDLGALTNFWYFWKPREEAYMKLIEPLTGTRLTTGYTRIGGMQWDLPEGWVETCRNVCKNSFLPAIKDVNALLTKNRIFIDRTMGVGPISKRDAVAMGFTGPCLRAAGVPLDLRKDQPYLVYDRFDFDIPIGEQGDTCDRYMVRMEEMRQSVRIIEQALDQLPGGPINVDDTRYLLPDKTLVYTTIEGL